One segment of Brassica napus cultivar Da-Ae chromosome C3, Da-Ae, whole genome shotgun sequence DNA contains the following:
- the LOC106385868 gene encoding LOB domain-containing protein 15 — translation MSLERERFELLRKKFKREADAWPHQMAGIRRPMSSPPGTLNTITPCAACKLLRRRCAQECPFSPYFSPHEPHKFASVHKVFGASNVSKMLMEVPESQRADAANSLVYEANVRLRDPVYGCMGAISALQQQVQALQSELTAVRSEILKYKQREAVATLILPSNSQVAGFHSSGISVIAPPPQTPSTPPQPTVAPPPPSSCVFSQPTTRTLEYGDIENENNSYFG, via the exons ATGTCCCTAGAAAG GGAGAGATTTGAACTGTTACGGAAAAAGTTCAAAAGAGAAGCTGATGCTTGGCCTCATCAAATGGCAGGAATCAGAAGACCAATGTCCAGCCCTCCTGGAACACTCAATACCATTACTCCTTGTGCTGCTTGTAAGCTTTTGCGTCGTAGATGCGCTCAAGAATGTCCCTTTTCGCCTTATTTCTCCCCACATGAGCCTCATAAGTTCGCATCCGTCCACAAAGTCTTTGGAGCTAGCAACGTATCCAAGATGCTAATG GAAGTTCCGGAAAGTCAGAGAGCAGACGCGGCAAATAGCCTCGTGTATGAAGCAAACGTAAGGCTAAGGGATCCGGTGTACGGATGCATGGGTGCAATCTCAGCTCTACAACAACAAGTTCAAGCTTTACAATCCGAGCTTACGGCCGTACGATCGGAGATTCTCAAGTACAAGCAACGAGAAGCAGTCGCCACTTTGATCTTACCTTCCAACTCCCAAGTCGCCGGGTTTCACTCCAGCGGCATCTCCGTCATTGCACCACCACCACAAACACCGTCAACTCCACCGCAACCTACGgtggctcctcctcctccatcttCTTGTGTTTTCTCTCAACCAACCACAAGAACCTTGGAATACGGCGACATTGAGAATGAGAACAACTCTTACTTCGGTTGA
- the LOC106385425 gene encoding uncharacterized protein LOC106385425 codes for MTMSERSEDDTDGVRSSKVIVKKSSQVNASSRIYYYGGASVPFVWETRPGTPKHPLFSESFRLPPLTPPPSYYSSSYGSKLSKVRPKQTRLVKAFIKHHVSRPSFSWSSSSSSSSSSSSSPRSRIVHRAKTCYLSCSRSYVKDDDEEEIGSSSPTSTLCLIHQWGV; via the coding sequence ATGACGATGTCTGAAAGATCAGAAGACGATACAGACGGAGTCAGATCCTCAAAGGTAATCGTAAAGAAGAGCTCCCAGGTCAATGCATCGTCGAGAATCTATTACTACGGCGGAGCTTCCGTGCCGTTTGTGTGGGAGACACGGCCAGGCACACCAAAACACCCTCTCTTCTCTGAATCATTTCGTCTTCCGCCACTAACGCCGCCTCCATCATATTACTCCTCCTCCTACGGGAGCAAATTGAGCAAAGTTAGACCGAAACAAACTCGTTTAGTGAAGGCTTTTATCAAGCATCACGTGTCTCGTCCTTCGTTTTCTTGGTCGTCTtcgtcctcttcttcttcttcctcttcctcctctcctCGGTCTAGAATTGTGCATCGTGCTAAAACATGTTACCTTTCTTGCTCGAGATCGTATGTTAAGGACGACGACGAGGAAGAGATTGGTTCGTCGTCGCCAACATCAACGCTGTGTTTAATTCATCAATGGGGAGTATGA
- the LOC125582934 gene encoding glutathione S-transferase T3-like — protein sequence MDSYPFSSHSKFVELLSQQTVSFGNNEDSVDLSSSQPLPGSVGTETSNCDGDSAPQRRERRKWTPTDDVVLISSWLNTRKDHVVGNEQKSNGFWKRIAAYFGASPLLAGCKERDHNHCKHRWHRINDLVSKFCGAYEAATRKKQELRHDQKWCELATAKNDGSLKKRKCEDGGDLESSQATENKCPPGVKAAKKSSQKTVVSDDNLNKLQSETVPLSEADNESSRVRAVERGHEM from the exons ATGGATTCTTATCCATTTTCTTCCCACTCAAAGTTTGTTGaactacttagtcaacaaaCAGTTTCCTTTGGTAACAATGAAGATAGTGTTGATCTATCTTCATCACAACCACTTCCTGGTAGTGTAGGAACCGAAACTTCAAACTGTGATGGAGACAGTGCTCCTCAGCGCCGAGAACGTCGAAAGTGGACACCAACGGATGATGTAGTCTTGATCAGCTCGTGGTTAAACACGAGAAAGGATCATGTGGTTGGCAACGAGCAAAAATCCAACGGTTTTTGGAAAAGGATTGCTGCTTACTTTGGAGCAAGTCCTCTGCTTGCTGGCTGCAAAGAACGAGACCATAATCACTGCAAGCATCGATGGCATAGGATCAATGACCTTGTCTCCAAGTTTTGTGGAGCGTATGAAGCGGCTACTAGGAAAAAACAA GAGCTGCGGCACGACCAGAAGTGGTGCGAGTTGGCTACTGCAAAAAACGAtgggagcttgaagaagaggaagtgtGAGGACGGTGGAGATTTAGAGAGTTCTCAAGCAACTGAGAACAAGTGTCCCCCTGGTGTGAAGGCCGCAAAGAAATCTTCTCAGAAGACAGTGGTTTCGGATGATAATCTTAATAAGCTTCAGA GTGAGACAGTTCCTTTATCGGAGGCAGACAATGAAAGTAGCCGAGTGAGAGCTGTTGAGAGAGGTCACGAGATGTAG
- the LOC106388162 gene encoding WEB family protein At2g40480, protein MSEEEHQSCVHDVMNIQTKSENFDPAGVSHAPGIRKVSSRAEIDTSPPFGSVQEAVTWFGGRGYWVPFKLQDNYNGVGEFNIKRMEEHAAELEKDLIVKELETLDVLEALGSTKMIVEDLKRQLHQESLRSAENLSSDIKEMNNEHCNHNPISSPDLILMELKQAKINLSKTMDDLVMIQSSVESLNKKMKEEKEFLDKTREKLTYGFGGAVSLAEELSRVRVKPDETPREHVKMVAETGLNQQNKNCLRTAEMRLVAARKMEEAARAAEALAIAEIAMLSSLQSNDESEFFFPEPPSSPLTPRGLRNVTDSSRSGVLKKLEEATQGVKQSKQDLEAALNRVEIANVKQLAAENAFRGWTKHTPTSQTRRSFFRHLNRQHEPVLKSNVSMRDVLRRKQVPKEEVVVSERQSLEGQRRNVNLSQMLRELKHDIKSSVRGEKEEVREDKQFVTQRRKFGFIHITLPMQKQSKKKTSV, encoded by the exons ATGTCAGAGGAGGAGCATCAGAGTTGTGTCCATGATGTCATGAATATTCAAACCAAGTCCGAGAATTTCGACCCGGCTGGTGTTTCTCATGCACCCGGGATAAGGAAAGTGAGTTCCAGAGCTGAGATTGATACTTCTCCTCCATTCGGCTCGGTTCAGGAGGCAGTGACTTGGTTCGGTGGTCGTGGCTATTGGGTTCCTTTCAAGCTTCAAGACAATTAC AATGGTGTGGGAGAATTTAATATAAAGAGGATGGAAGAGCATGCAGCAGAGCTAGAGAAGGATCTGATAGTGAAAGAGCTAGAAACTCTAGATGTTCTAGAAGCACTTGGATCAACTAAGATGATTGTTGAAGACTTGAAGCGGCAGCTTCATCAAGAATCCTTGAGATCAGCTGAGAATCTCAGTTCAGACATCAAAGAGATGAACAATGAGCATTGCAATCACAACCCCATATCATCTCCCGATCTGATCTTAATGGAACTGAAGCAAGCCAAGATAAATCTTAGTAAAACCATGGATGATCTTGTGATGATCCAGTCCTCTGTTGAGTCTCTGAACAAGAAAATGAAGGAAGAGAAAGAGTTTCTTGACAAGACAAGAGAGAAGCTCACGTATGGGTTTGGAGGAGCGGTGTCTCTAGCTGAGGAGCTGAGTAGAGTTAGGGTGAAACCAGATGAAACACCAAGAGAACATGTGAAGATGGTCGCTGAAACGGGTCTTAACCAACAGAACAAGAACTGTCTGAGAACTGCGGAGATGAGACTGGTTGCTGCTAGAAAAATGGAAGAAGCTGCAAGAGCTGCGGAAGCACTAGCCATTGCTGAGATAGCAATGTTATCATCATTACAATCAAACGATGAAAGCGAGTTTTTCTTTCCAGAGCCTCCAAGTTCTCCCTTAACACCAAGAGGACTAAGGAATGTTACTGATAGCTCAAGAAGTGGGGTCTTGAAGAAGCTTGAGGAAGCTACACAAGGAGTTAAACAAAGTAAACAAGATCTAGAAGCTGCGTTAAACCGTGTAGAGATTGCTAACGTGAAGCAACTCGCAGCTGAAAACGCTTTCCGCGGGTGGACAAAACACACACCTACGAGTCAAACCCGACGCTCTTTTTTCAGACATCTGAATAGGCAGCATGAGCCAGTTCTAAAGTCTAATGTCTCGATGCGTGATGTTCTGAGGCGTAAGCAAGTTCCGAAGGAAGAGGTTGTTGTCTCCGAGAGGCAGAGTCTTGAAGGACAAAGGCGGAATGTGAATTTGAGTCAAATGCTGAGGGAGCTGAAGCATGATATTAAGTCTTCGGTACGAGGTGAGAAAGAGGAGGTACGTGAAGATAAACAGTTTGTCACGCAGAGGAGAAAGTTTGGGTTCATACACATTACGCTTCCCATGCAGAAACAGAGTAAGAAGAAAACTAGCGTTTAA